TGGTTGAAAGAACAaccattaaaaatattaaaataatattattttaacatTTCTCATGGTAGAAAGACATGGTGTTGAAGGGCCACTTGCTTTTCTCACCACATGGCCCATGGAGCAAGGCTTGAAAAGATATGAAAATATGTAGTTTTGATAGAAAGAGGAAGTCCTTGAAAGAGAAAACcttaataataagaaaataatattacaataatataaaaataagaaaaaggagTGCAGGCTAGCCAGCCGGCTATATGGGCCCCACCCCatagtttttcttattttattaatattttctttctctttgttttCGTTCTTTTATCAAACTTCCATATTGTTCTtacatgtttttggatgctcttTTGAGCTTTATCATTAAATACATCCGCGTCTTTTACTCGGGGGTGCCCTTATGCCCGAAAGGTAAATATTCATTATTGTTctatgaaattcagctgagaaaatcCATGGATCCTGAGTAAGTGAATATTAATGTATTTCCAGGAATTCAAATGATGAATATTGCGACTAGAATTAATtagtggctctatactagcatgcaatatgtctaggagaagATATGATGTGATCAACATCATATTTATTTTCTGGGACAGACACCAGAGATGAATTCTGAATTCAAATGAGACGCTAAGTCTTTCAGCTTAATCATGAAACATTTGGAACATTTAAATATTTTGCCTCAAAAACACTAATGTCGCCGACATATATTATTACTTTCATGAAGTTTACAGAACTGCAATTCACTTCTCTTGGAGAAGGTGAGGACACAAATTTCTTATGATTCCGATACTAATTAGAGATGCATAATTTCtaatgtgattttatgaatatgaccttcgtcaaaaatccaccatcaacagttacaCAGGATCCAAGGACGGGGAATCTTGTCTGGATAGGCCGTAGAGTGGGTCAATTACATCTACTATAAACTCTCATTATCCCTCCACAATCGAAGGGTCAAGTTGTTCCTGCCTCCATATATGTGTTATCTTCTCCTGTTTCCCCATTCATGTCTTGGCATTCCATATTAGGCCATGTTTCATTTTCTCGTCTTACATACATAATCAATAAGGGTTTGTAAGTATCAACTCAGCTAGATAAAGAATCGTTATGTATTGCTTGTAAGATGGCTAAACAACCAACATTTTTTCTTAATGACGCTACCACTTTCTCAAATGCACCAACTGATCTCATTCATTCTGACATTTTGGGAAAGGCACCTATTGTTTCTAAAAGGGGTGCTTCATATTATGTTATTTTTATCGATGAGTACACCTGATATACTTTGTTATACCTCTTcatttctagattagattttttTAAAATATACAATGAGTTTTATACCATGATCAAAATCCAATTTGCGAAAACTATTAAAATCTTTAGTGTTGATCAAGGGGGGGAATATACATCAAATCCATTCAAATTTTTCTCAAATCAGAAGGTACTCTTCTCCAACCATCTTGTACTGAAACTCCTGAATAAAATGGTATTGCAGAACGCAAACACCGTCATATTGTTGAAATAGCTGGGACCCAATTACTCTTTGCATCCGTTCCCTCTAACTTTTGGGGAGAATCTGTTCTTACTGTTATCTATACAATCAATCGTATTCCAACAATTGTTATAGGTGGAGTGTCTGCATATGAGCGTCTCAATGGAAAATTACCCAATTACTCTGAGCTTCGTGCTTTTGGTTCAGCATGTTTCATTCTTCATCTCGAGCGTGAACAAAATAACCCAGCAAAAAGAATGCAATTTGTGTATTTCTAGGATATGTGGTAGAACAAAAAGGATATTGTTTCTATGATCCAGCAACCCAAAAGCTTCGCATATCTCGTCATGTAACCTTTTAGGAGTACCATTCTGGTCCCTTCTTAGCAGAAAAGTCTTCAGAGAGTTTCACATATCTCGATAGTTTCGATATCGTATATCCTCTATAAAAACCTATCTTTGTCATCTCTACTCCCACTCCTAAGATCAATACACCATTAGAAAGGATGTGTCTCAATCTCCTCCCAACCACGCTATATTTGATCCTGACATTGCTTCTCCAGAACAGGATCTTACATCTGAAGTAACTACCATGGCTCCTCGTGAAAAGCGTCCACCAACTAAGTTATCTGATTACCATTGTTATCTATCAACTATTTTGTATTTATATGAACCTAAGTCTTACAGGAAAGTATCACCATACCAGTTTGGCAATATTCACTAAAAAAAGAGATAACTTATAGAGCAGGACAGGGTAGACTTGACTCATGAGAAGTCAGTTGCTGGGTGCAAATAGGTAtacaagataaaaacaaaatatgATGGTTAGATTGAGCATTATAAATCTCGTCTTGTTGTTAAGGGATACACTCAAATATAGGAAATCGAtttatgaagaaacatttgctcTTGTAGCTCGTATGACCATAATAGTGCTCTTTTTGTTGTTGCTTTTGCACGTACATGAGAACTTCATCAAATGGATATTACTAATGCGTTTCCTCACGGATATCTTCAAGAAGAGGTATATATGCAACCGCCTCTAGGTTTTGTAAGCTTCGTTGAGCGTTATATGGCcttaaacaagcacctcgtgcttggtttgaaaaATCCAGCAGTGCGATTCTTCAATATGGATTCACTCAGAGTGCTTATGACTCTGCTATGTTCTTCCAACAGTCATAAAAAGGGATTGTGCTTTTTCTTCCTTATGTTGATGGCATGGTTATCATAGGTAGTGACTTAGAGGATATCCACGCTCTAAAGTCACAATTGAGTTCATCTTTTGAGATGAAAAACCTTAGCTCTCTACGGTACTTTTCTCGTCATTGAAGTTGATCAATCATCTTAAGGATACTTTGTCTCTCAAGTAAAGTGTGCTTCTGAGATACTCAATCGTGCAGGCTTAACTGATAACAAAATAGTTGATACTCTACTTGAGTTAAATATGAAATATAATCATGTAGATGGAGAACGTCTATCCAATCCTACATTATATCGCCAACTTGTGGGTAGTCTCAATTATATAACTATCACTCGACCATACATTAGTCATGCAGTTCATATCGTGAGTCAGTTTATGTCAGCTCCACGCTCAGCACATTATGTTGATGTCCTCAGAATCTTGCGTCATATCAAAAGTACGTTATATCAAGGATTACACTTTTGTTCTACACCTGATCTTAATCTCAGGGCATACTCTGACTGGGGTGGTGATGTCAGTGATTGTTGCTCAACTACTGGATATTGTATGTTTCTTGGTAAATTCTCTAATTTCCTGGCATAGTGAGAAACAATATGGCATACTCCCATTCTGACTGGGCTGGTGATGTCAGTGATCATGGTTCAACTACTGGATATTTTATGTTTCTTGgtaattctctgatttcatggcGTAGTAAGAAACAAACAATTGTTTCTCCTTCTAGTGCGGAAGGAGAATATCGAGCCCTTGCTCACACTACATCTGAAATTATCTGGTTGCGTTGGCTTGTTGGTGATATGGGAATCCATCTCTCAAAACCCATTTCGTTATTCTGTGATAACAAGGTTGCTATTCACATTACTCACATTGATGTCTTTCATGCACTTAAGAAACCCACTCCGTTATTCTGTGATAACAAGGTTGCTATTCACATTACTCACACTGATGTCTTTCATGCACGTAAGAAACACATTGAAATTGATTGTCACTTTGTACGACATCATTACAAACAACAAACTATTGGTCGAATTATTCGCGAAATCCGCATCTTTAGAAATATTTCTAATATCCAAACTCAATGTGTTCCGGACCATCTTGGGGGTAACATATCCTTGCATATCTTAGTTTCCCTGTATACTGCATATTATGTATCTACTAGTTACCTTTCTAGTTCATCACCAATTGTATAAGAGGAGCAGTGTGCTCCATTGTAATAAACACACAATCAATATATAGAAAACTCGATTCCATGAATATCTTTGTCAGAAACAAGGATGGTTTTCAAAAGAACGTGTTGACACCGAAATACCACTGCAGTCAGAGTATGCGgtaaacaaaaacagaagaaaaaaaccgTCAGATATTAGAAGTAAAACTACAGGGATGCGAATCAGTTGATGAAATAGAAGAGTCTGCTTCAGATCGTGGAATACATGTACAGATGAAGGATTGGTTTAGATACAACAAAAGGTGCATAGCTGATTCAAATCGAAGCAGCAGATCTCAACACTTTCTCAAGCTTCTCAGCCTTGATATAATCTTTCTCAGTAAGAGGTCCGGCAGGAAAAGGTGTTATCTCGCCAATCAAATGTGGAGTTGGAAGTTCATCAAATAAAGCTCTCACATTGTTACAGCACACACTCTCCCCATGAGCACTCTCCCTTCTGATCTGACAACcctaaagaaaataataaaagaacttCCATATTAGAGAAAGAGATTCAACAACttcttcaaatcaattttcataTTAGCTAGGTCAGGTTTCTCCACAATTTACAGTGTTTCTTAGATAAAACTGGAACTAAAAACCTGAACTGGAAGGGTAGAGGCTTACCAATAAGAAATACAAGAGATAAGTAGTAAAGCAGAAAAGGGGTTAAGGTTTGTCTTATCAGAAATTAGAACGATTGCACAAGACTAACTAACTATAATGAAATCTTTTTACTAACTGTAATCCAGTAATATGGAAATGAATGTTAAAAGCGAGTCTATATAAAACACCATCAAGAAATTGGGCAAGAGTCGGATTACCTTATGGGACGAAGCATCTAAGAAGTGATCATCTTCTGATAGTAAAGATGCAATGGCCTTGAGTAACTTTTTTCCGACAGTTTTGGAAGGTACTCTATAACTCCTTTTGAGAGTACCCTTTGTGGTTGGGTGCCATTTGCTCACCAATTTCCTTTTGTCATTTGCTTCTTTTTCCTCTCCTTCAACAAATCACAAAGCCAAAATTTTCAATAAGTTTCTAATTACTCATCAAAAAGTTCCTAATTCCAGATGCTTACAGAACCAAAAggagaaaatttttgatgggggcgttttttgAAAATGATAACATAGTAATGTACTGCCTGGTTTGGTTTAATAAACCTGAAATGCAATGTAACCTAATCCacaaaagagagattttttttatttttttttggagaaatcaAAAATCCTATTTTTCTTATCCATGGAAACAAGATTGGATGTTTAAACAAAATTTGCAAGAAACCCACAAACCTGATCTTCCTCGAAAGCT
This portion of the Papaver somniferum cultivar HN1 chromosome 11, ASM357369v1, whole genome shotgun sequence genome encodes:
- the LOC113320187 gene encoding uncharacterized protein LOC113320187, with product MLISLNHSNFGSPYYRSSCTQSKGRNNNPCYLLPNQLLHCFDRVLKRSSCISITTATTNRRKNGKLSASLLEAPVIWAGRVCIFYVLLKAGFAGSPDSPFLSDVKTGNNDSGFSEWLGSFRGRSGEEKEANDKRKLVSKWHPTTKGTLKRSYRVPSKTVGKKLLKAIASLLSEDDHFLDASSHKGCQIRRESAHGESVCCNNVRALFDELPTPHLIGEITPFPAGPLTEKDYIKAEKLEKVLRSAASI